A stretch of the Polyangiaceae bacterium genome encodes the following:
- a CDS encoding HNH endonuclease, producing the protein MFPFHATPPTAIPRLRQTGSEFLRLGRTVYFDACSSLFAYCTERLGYSEDSATKRVRVARLAQQFPQVLDDLASGELHLTGLFLLSGHLTDDNAEQLLAEARGKSKRQLEELLARWFPRPAVPPTITPVTPEPVQGQLSTWSGAGTPAPPAQAPRPRVEPLSPESVRVEFSAHAAFRDKLEQARALLSHTVPSGDLATILERALDLLIERETKRRAGAGKPRKRRETKPGSRHVPVEVQRAVRERDGDQCTFTDAEGRRCSATRFLTIEHIDPFAKGGPTTVDNCCLLCRPHNAHRARQVFGEDHIQNEISEARARRRQSTPPAPPAPTPAPEGGVSEKVLGALVRMGFKRADARRAVEQARLCEVEPLLEPMLRATLAILTP; encoded by the coding sequence TTGTTCCCGTTCCACGCCACACCACCGACAGCGATTCCGCGACTGCGGCAGACCGGAAGCGAGTTCCTCCGGCTCGGCCGGACTGTCTATTTCGATGCGTGTTCCTCCCTCTTCGCCTACTGCACCGAGCGCCTCGGCTATTCCGAGGACAGCGCGACCAAGCGTGTGCGTGTGGCCCGCCTGGCCCAGCAGTTCCCCCAGGTGCTCGATGACCTCGCCAGCGGCGAGCTCCACCTGACGGGGCTGTTCCTGCTCTCCGGCCACCTGACGGACGACAACGCCGAGCAGCTCCTCGCCGAGGCGCGAGGGAAGTCCAAGCGACAGCTCGAGGAGCTGCTCGCCCGCTGGTTCCCGCGGCCGGCCGTGCCGCCGACCATCACCCCGGTCACGCCCGAGCCGGTACAAGGGCAGTTGTCCACATGGTCCGGGGCAGGTACCCCGGCCCCGCCGGCCCAGGCGCCTCGCCCTCGCGTCGAGCCGCTCTCGCCGGAGAGCGTTCGCGTGGAATTCAGCGCCCACGCTGCGTTCCGCGACAAGCTCGAGCAGGCCCGGGCGCTGCTCAGCCACACGGTGCCCAGCGGCGACCTCGCGACGATCCTCGAGCGCGCGCTGGACCTGCTCATCGAGCGGGAGACGAAGCGCCGCGCCGGCGCGGGCAAGCCCCGCAAGCGCCGCGAGACGAAGCCGGGCTCGCGGCACGTTCCGGTGGAAGTCCAGCGAGCGGTCAGGGAGCGGGACGGCGACCAGTGCACCTTCACCGACGCCGAAGGGCGGCGGTGTTCGGCGACGCGCTTCTTGACCATCGAGCACATCGACCCGTTCGCGAAGGGCGGGCCCACGACGGTGGACAACTGCTGCTTGCTTTGCAGACCTCACAACGCCCACCGAGCGCGCCAGGTCTTCGGTGAGGACCACATCCAGAACGAGATCTCGGAGGCGCGAGCGAGGCGAAGACAGAGCACGCCACCGGCGCCACCAGCGCCGACGCCCGCGCCCGAGGGCGGCGTGTCCGAAAAGGTGCTCGGAGCGCTGGTTCGGATGGGGTTCAAGCGAGCGGACGCGCGGCGAGCCGTCGAGCAAGCGCGCCTCTGCGAGGTGGAGCCGCTGCTCGAGCCGATGCTTCGCGCGACGCTCGCCATTCTCACACCGTGA
- the sucD gene encoding succinate--CoA ligase subunit alpha, whose translation MSILVNKNTRVVVQGITGSAGSFHAKQCVAYGTQIVAGCTPGRGGETFVAEGPDGKKIEIPVFDTMADAVKQTGADTSCVFVPPLGAADSILEAADAGCRLIIAITEGIPVMDMIRARRVLEGKNVRLVGPNCPGVITPGECKIGIMPGHIHKPGKIGVVSRSGTLTYEAVGQLTALGIGQSTCIGIGGDPVNGTDFIDVLKLFNEDPNTEGVIMIGEIGGNAEERAADYIKAHFKKPVAGFIAGTTAPPGKRMGHAGAIISGGKGTAKDKIAALTAAGVKVAPTPSDMGVTLQSML comes from the coding sequence ATGTCGATCCTCGTCAACAAGAACACCCGCGTCGTCGTCCAGGGCATCACCGGCTCCGCCGGCTCCTTCCACGCCAAGCAGTGCGTCGCCTACGGCACGCAGATCGTCGCCGGCTGCACCCCCGGTCGCGGCGGAGAGACCTTCGTGGCCGAGGGCCCGGACGGCAAGAAGATCGAGATCCCGGTCTTCGACACCATGGCGGACGCCGTCAAGCAGACCGGCGCGGACACCTCCTGCGTGTTCGTGCCCCCGCTCGGCGCGGCGGACTCCATCCTCGAGGCCGCGGACGCCGGCTGCCGCCTGATCATCGCCATCACCGAGGGAATCCCGGTCATGGACATGATTCGCGCGCGCCGCGTGCTCGAGGGCAAGAACGTGCGCCTGGTCGGCCCGAACTGCCCGGGAGTCATCACCCCCGGCGAGTGCAAGATTGGCATCATGCCCGGCCACATCCACAAGCCCGGGAAGATCGGCGTGGTCAGCCGCTCCGGCACGCTCACCTACGAGGCCGTGGGCCAGCTCACCGCGCTCGGCATCGGGCAGAGCACCTGCATCGGCATCGGCGGCGATCCCGTGAACGGCACGGACTTCATCGACGTCCTCAAGCTGTTCAACGAGGACCCGAACACCGAGGGTGTGATCATGATCGGCGAGATCGGCGGCAACGCCGAGGAGCGCGCCGCCGACTACATCAAGGCGCACTTCAAGAAGCCGGTGGCGGGCTTCATCGCCGGCACCACCGCGCCGCCCGGCAAGCGCATGGGCCATGCCGGCGCCATCATCAGCGGCGGCAAGGGCACGGCCAAGGACAAGATCGCTGCGCTGACCGCCGCCGGCGTGAAGGTGGCCCCGACGCCCAGCGACATGGGCGTGACGCTCCAGAGCATGCTCTGA
- the sucC gene encoding ADP-forming succinate--CoA ligase subunit beta, which yields MKIHEYQGKQIFAKYGIPVPKGYPAFSTEEAESAAKRLIDETGIPVVVVKAQIHAGGRGKGGGVKVVKDGPKKAREVADALLGMQLVTHQTGPGGQKVRRLYIEQGMAIARELYLGMVVDREKKRIAIMASTEGGVEIEKVAAETPEKILTEHIDPALGLGGWQARKLAYGLNIAKGSPKPKETVKQFADIVTKLGRLFEKEDCSLLEINPLVVLESGDVLALDSKINFDSNAEGRHPEWKELEDKDEEDAVELEAKEAGLSYINLDGDIGCLVNGAGLAMSTMDIIKHFGGEPANFLDVGGGATKEQVTKAFKIILHSDEVKGIFVNIFGGIMKCDVIAEGVVAAAKEIGLSVPCVVRLEGTNVDLGKKILSESGLKIVPAGTMADGAQKIVGLVRGA from the coding sequence ATGAAGATCCACGAGTACCAGGGCAAGCAGATCTTCGCGAAGTACGGCATTCCGGTGCCCAAGGGCTACCCCGCCTTCAGCACCGAGGAGGCCGAGAGCGCCGCGAAGCGACTCATCGACGAGACCGGCATCCCGGTCGTGGTCGTCAAAGCGCAGATCCACGCGGGCGGACGCGGCAAGGGCGGCGGCGTGAAGGTCGTCAAGGACGGCCCGAAGAAGGCCCGCGAGGTCGCGGACGCGCTGCTCGGCATGCAGCTCGTGACGCACCAGACCGGCCCCGGCGGGCAGAAGGTGCGCCGGCTCTACATCGAGCAGGGCATGGCCATCGCGCGCGAGCTCTACCTCGGCATGGTCGTCGACCGCGAGAAGAAGCGCATCGCCATCATGGCCAGCACCGAGGGCGGCGTCGAGATCGAGAAGGTCGCGGCGGAGACCCCGGAGAAGATCCTGACCGAGCACATCGACCCCGCGCTCGGGCTCGGCGGCTGGCAGGCGCGCAAGCTGGCCTATGGCCTGAACATCGCCAAGGGCAGCCCGAAGCCGAAGGAGACCGTCAAGCAGTTCGCCGACATCGTCACCAAGCTGGGCCGCCTGTTCGAGAAGGAAGACTGCTCGCTACTCGAGATCAATCCGCTGGTGGTGCTCGAAAGCGGGGACGTCCTCGCCCTCGACTCGAAGATCAACTTCGACTCCAACGCCGAGGGTCGGCACCCCGAGTGGAAGGAGCTCGAGGACAAGGACGAAGAGGACGCGGTCGAGCTCGAGGCCAAGGAGGCCGGCCTCTCCTACATCAACTTGGACGGCGACATCGGCTGCCTGGTCAATGGCGCGGGCCTGGCCATGTCCACCATGGACATCATCAAGCACTTCGGCGGCGAGCCCGCGAACTTCCTGGACGTCGGCGGCGGCGCCACGAAGGAGCAGGTCACCAAGGCCTTCAAGATCATCCTGCACAGCGACGAGGTGAAGGGCATCTTCGTCAACATCTTCGGCGGCATCATGAAGTGCGACGTCATCGCCGAAGGCGTGGTGGCGGCGGCCAAGGAGATCGGCCTGTCGGTCCCCTGCGTGGTGCGCCTGGAGGGCACCAACGTGGACCTCGGCAAGAAGATCCTGAGCGAGAGCGGGCTGAAGATCGTCCCGGCCGGCACCATGGCGGATGGTGCGCAGAAGATCGTGGGCCTGGTCCGCGGCGCCTGA